Proteins co-encoded in one Gadus morhua chromosome 6, gadMor3.0, whole genome shotgun sequence genomic window:
- the LOC115545684 gene encoding phosphatidylinositide phosphatase SAC1-B: MATTYESFCLHTTPEKFYIEACDDGADAVLAIDRVSTEISLTVRKDIPPSDQSQPICGIMGTIRMVAGMYLIVITKKKKVGDLLGHAVWKAVDFDIISYKKTMLHLTDNQMQDNKAFLSMMNHVLQTDSFYFATNYDLTHSLQRLANTSPEFQEMSLLERADQRFVWNGHLLRDLFPQTELHKFAFPVVHGFIIMKSCCINGKLFEWNLISRRSCFRAGVRYYVRGIDTEGHAANFVETEQIVQHNGGKASFVQTRGSIPFYWSQRPNLKYKPKPQINKTVDHLDGFQRHFESQILIYGKQVLLNLINQKGSEKPLELAFDKMVTSLGNSMIKYVAFDFHKECSRMRWHRLQILLDIVAETQDEFGYFLVDADGNVLVQQEGIFRSNCMDCLDRTNVIQSLLARRSLQSQLQRLNVLHVGQQIEDQMDFEKIYKNAWADNANACAKQYAGTGALKTDFTRTGRRTQLGLLMDGWNSMIRYYKNNFSDGFRQDSIDLFLGNYSVDEVDLTTPLRELKDWKFLTLPIIMVVAFSMCIICLLMAGDTWTETLAYVLFWGTASVMTFAVILFNGRDFVDAPKLVQKEKMD, from the exons GCACACAACCCCGGAGAAGTTTTACATCGAAGCCTGTGATGATGGCGCAGATGCTGTCCTTGCTATTGACAGGGTATCAACTGAAATCTCTTTAACAG TGAGGAAGGATATCCCTCCATCCGATCAGTCCCAGCCGATATGCGGGATTATGGGGACAATCCGTATGGTTGCAG GCATGTACCTCATTGTCatcacaaagaagaagaaggtgggAGATCTTCTGGGTCATGCCGTCTGGAAGGCGGTGGACTTTGACATCATCTCCTATAAGAAGACCATGTTACATCTGACGGACAACCAG ATGCAAGACAACAAGGCCTTCCTGTCCATGATGAACCATGTGCTTCAGACGGACAGCTTCTACTTTGCCACCAACTACGACCTGACACACAGCCTGCAACGGCTGGCCAACACCAGCCCCGAGTTCCAGGAGATGAGCCTGCTGGAGAgg GCCGACCAGCGGTTCGTATGGAACGGTCACCTCTTGAGGGATCTTTTTCCACAGACAGAG TTGCACAAGTTTGCCTTTCCAGTTGTTCACGGCT TCATCATAATGAAGTCGTGCTGCATCAACGGGAAGCTGTTTGAGTGGAACCTGATATCAAGACGGAGCTGTTTCAGAGCCGGAGTGCGCTACTATGTCAGGG GCATCGACACTGAGGGTCACGCAGCGAACTTTGTTGAAACGGAGCAAATCGTCCAGCACAACGGTGGCAAAGCCTCATTTGTACAG ACACGAGGCTCCATCCCCTTCTACTGGTCGCAGAGACCCAACCTAAAGTACAAACCGAAACCGCAGATCAACAAGACGGTGGACCAT TTGGATGGATTCCAGAGACATTTTGAGTCCCAGATCCTCATCTACGGAAAACAAGTGCTTTTGAATTTG ATTAACCAAAAAGGCTCAGAAAAGCCACTGGAACTTGCTTTCGACAAGATGGTGACCAGTTTGGGGAACAGCATGATCAA GTACGTGGCGTTTGACTTCCACAAGGAGTGCAGTCGGATGAGGTGGCACCGGCTGCAGATCCTGTTGGACATCGTGGCCGAGACTCAGGATGAATTTGG GTACTTCCTGGTGGACGCCGACGGTAACGTGCTGGTACAGCAGGAGGGGATCTTCCGCAGCAACTGCATGGACTGCCTGGACCGCACCAACGTCATCCAGAGCCTCCTAGCCCGTCGCTCCCTGCAGTCCCAGCTGCAG AGACTGAACGTTCTCCACGTTGGCCAGCAGATTGAAGACCAGATGGACTTTGAGAAGATCTACAAGAATG CGTGGGCGGACAATGCCAACGCGTGTGCCAAGCAGTACGCGGGCACTGGAGCCCTTAAGACGGACTTCACCAG AACGGGGAGGCGGACACAGCTGGGCTTGTTGATGGACGGCTGGAACTCCATGATCCGATACTACAAAAACAACTTCTCCGACGGCttcagacag GACTCCATTGATCTGTTTCTCGGCAACTACTCCGTGGATGAGGTAGACCTGACAACTCCCCTCCGGGAGCTCAAAGACTGGAAGTTCCTTACG cttcCTATCATCATGGTGGTGGCCTTCTCCATGTGCATCATCTGTCTCCTCATGGCTG gcgaCACGTGGACGGAGACTCTGGCCTACGTGCTGTTCTGGGGCACGGCCAGCGTCATGACCTTCGCCGTCATCCTCTTCAACGGCCGCGACTTCGTGGACGCGCCCAAGCTGGTGCAGAAGGAGAAGATGgactga